From Echinicola jeungdonensis, the proteins below share one genomic window:
- the gndA gene encoding NADP-dependent phosphogluconate dehydrogenase, with protein MEQHKKQSTLSSFGIIGMGVMGKSLAINLAGHGVKLSIYNRHVEGEEEKVAQKAVEENPELKSVKAFDQLADFVESLEQPRKILMMIPAGQIIDQQIARLETFLDKGDVIIDGGNSHYKDSTKRQKYLENEGILYVSMGVSGGEEGARKGPSLMPGGAKEGFDLVQPFLEKIAAKDKQGRPCMHYVGQEGSGHFVKMVHNSIEYAEMQLLAETYNLMRYYLQLSPEAISQEWKKWEKSGSGSFLLKISQNILTFKEDGDFLLDHILDLAAQKGIGGWAVNEAMDFHVPYSPLAEAVMARLISSQKDKRIHLEKVFKKSPFKVPEDPKPILENLKIAYDLVRMINHDVGFELIREAGEQKQWSLDLSEIARTWSSGSIIQSPLMEELVNVFASNSDILTSPKMEPLIKNSRKVLAIVVGEGLMAGMALPVMSSALNYILSMTTADSPANLIQAQRDYFGGHGYQRIGKSREKFFHTQWKAGKKE; from the coding sequence ATGGAACAACATAAAAAACAATCTACCTTGTCATCTTTTGGTATTATTGGAATGGGGGTTATGGGCAAGAGCCTGGCCATTAATTTAGCCGGTCATGGGGTGAAATTGTCCATTTATAACAGGCATGTGGAAGGTGAAGAGGAGAAAGTAGCCCAAAAGGCAGTGGAGGAAAATCCGGAACTGAAATCAGTAAAAGCCTTTGATCAATTGGCGGACTTCGTTGAGTCATTGGAACAACCAAGGAAAATTTTGATGATGATTCCAGCTGGCCAAATCATTGACCAGCAGATTGCCCGGTTAGAGACTTTTCTGGATAAAGGGGATGTAATCATAGATGGTGGAAACTCCCACTATAAGGATAGCACCAAAAGGCAAAAGTACTTGGAAAATGAGGGAATTTTATATGTTTCCATGGGAGTTAGTGGAGGTGAAGAAGGAGCTAGAAAAGGTCCAAGTTTAATGCCAGGAGGGGCAAAAGAGGGATTTGACCTTGTTCAACCTTTTTTGGAAAAAATAGCCGCTAAAGACAAACAGGGCCGCCCTTGTATGCATTATGTGGGGCAAGAAGGTTCGGGGCATTTTGTGAAAATGGTGCATAACAGTATCGAATATGCGGAAATGCAGCTTTTGGCTGAAACTTATAATTTGATGCGGTATTATCTGCAATTATCTCCGGAGGCCATTTCGCAGGAATGGAAAAAGTGGGAAAAATCGGGTTCTGGTAGTTTTTTGCTTAAAATCAGCCAAAATATCCTGACTTTTAAGGAGGATGGAGATTTCCTTTTGGATCATATCTTGGATCTGGCCGCCCAAAAAGGCATTGGAGGATGGGCTGTAAATGAGGCTATGGATTTTCATGTTCCCTATAGCCCTTTGGCCGAGGCCGTAATGGCCCGTTTGATTTCCTCCCAGAAGGACAAAAGGATTCATTTGGAAAAAGTATTTAAAAAAAGCCCATTTAAGGTCCCTGAAGACCCTAAGCCTATTTTAGAAAATTTGAAAATTGCCTACGACCTGGTCCGGATGATTAATCATGATGTTGGATTTGAACTGATCAGAGAGGCTGGAGAACAAAAGCAGTGGTCACTGGATTTGTCCGAAATAGCCCGTACTTGGAGCAGTGGTAGCATCATCCAATCTCCCTTGATGGAAGAGTTGGTGAATGTCTTTGCCTCAAATTCCGACATTTTGACCAGTCCAAAAATGGAGCCTTTAATAAAAAATAGCCGGAAGGTTTTGGCCATAGTAGTGGGTGAAGGTCTAATGGCAGGTATGGCCCTGCCGGTAATGTCCTCTGCCTTGAATTATATTTTGTCAATGACCACAGCCGATTCCCCAGCAAACTTAATTCAAGCTCAAAGGGATTATTTTGGAGGGCATGGATATCAACGAATTGGAAAGTCCAGGGAAAAGTTTTTCCATACCCAGTGGAAGGCCGGGAAAAAAGAATGA
- a CDS encoding metallophosphoesterase, with protein sequence MDLFIIGDIHGCWNTFQKLLENWTPNKEFLIQVGDLVDRGAYNPQMLQTAKTLQRKYPDKTCFLRGNHEQMMIDYLLGKDPVKNWIRNGGSGTLEQIRQLGLTPESFLPFLKHLPFHWHNEHVFVSHAGISHTEDPYAPLNPEGILWNRSPLKKLSQMQVIGHTPLPKGKAAYDPHSNSWNIDTGAYRGVCLTGIKLDEKGHFLKEINIPTAEQDLPQ encoded by the coding sequence ATGGATCTTTTTATCATAGGTGACATTCACGGTTGCTGGAACACTTTTCAAAAGCTACTGGAAAACTGGACCCCCAATAAGGAATTCCTTATTCAGGTGGGGGATTTGGTGGACAGGGGGGCTTACAATCCCCAAATGCTCCAAACAGCAAAAACTTTGCAAAGGAAATACCCAGACAAAACCTGTTTTTTGAGGGGCAATCATGAGCAAATGATGATAGATTATCTTCTGGGAAAGGACCCGGTAAAAAATTGGATTCGCAATGGAGGTTCAGGCACCTTGGAACAAATCCGGCAATTGGGGTTGACTCCAGAATCCTTCTTGCCATTTCTGAAACACCTTCCCTTCCACTGGCACAATGAGCACGTTTTTGTTAGCCATGCAGGCATTTCCCATACTGAAGATCCTTATGCCCCACTAAACCCAGAGGGAATACTTTGGAACAGATCACCGCTAAAAAAATTATCCCAAATGCAGGTCATAGGACACACGCCCCTTCCAAAAGGAAAAGCAGCATATGATCCACATTCCAATTCCTGGAATATTGATACAGGAGCTTACCGTGGTGTTTGTCTTACTGGCATAAAATTGGATGAAAAAGGCCATTTCCTTAAGGAAATCAATATTCCTACAGCGGAACAGGACTTGCCGCAGTGA
- a CDS encoding Ppx/GppA phosphatase family protein has product MNLAAIDIGTNSIHLVIAEVTSRQNIKVLIDEKEMVKLGVGVFATNQLSPEAFDRGIQVIKRYVQLADQYGVDEIITAATSATREAKNGGEFLDRLAYETGLTPHVISGKEEARLIFLAVRRAIAFGDEKVLVLDIGGGSTEATVGNQDEIFFKRSIKLGVLRLFDLANGKSTLNKKEVAEMEGHINLAAKDIMSQAVSKGFSKVIGTSGTIRTLGEAVHISEKGSPISTVNAEEIATNDLEKLSKKLMKLPSDKRGEIPGISGNRVDAIHLGSLLLIRLLQMAKAEKITLCDASLREGLILDYLDRIGKKQETIFPERDLRHRSVQHLALRYNTDLEQKKHVSMLALQLFDQLKGIHQLKEKPRELLEFACLIFEIGHFIGFPKYHKHSRYIISHSRLRGFNNEEILLLGHLARYHRKAKPKKKHKEFKQLDKSQKKIIRVLAGILRIAVGLDKTKNQWIEEVACEVEEDKIIITVYGEENPDLEIWDAMRQRKVLKKALKKEIVVTAASPVPL; this is encoded by the coding sequence ATGAATTTAGCAGCGATTGATATAGGGACCAATTCCATCCATTTGGTAATAGCCGAAGTAACTTCCCGGCAAAATATTAAGGTATTGATCGACGAAAAAGAAATGGTCAAACTGGGCGTTGGGGTATTTGCTACCAACCAGCTTTCGCCGGAAGCTTTTGACCGGGGCATACAAGTAATCAAAAGGTATGTCCAACTGGCCGATCAATACGGAGTGGATGAAATCATTACTGCTGCCACCAGTGCTACCCGCGAAGCTAAAAATGGGGGTGAGTTTTTGGATCGTCTTGCTTATGAAACCGGTCTTACTCCTCATGTGATTTCTGGTAAGGAAGAGGCCAGGCTGATTTTCCTGGCCGTAAGAAGGGCCATAGCCTTTGGGGATGAAAAAGTGTTGGTGCTGGATATTGGAGGCGGGAGCACTGAAGCCACCGTAGGTAATCAAGATGAGATATTTTTTAAACGCAGCATAAAATTAGGGGTGCTGAGGCTGTTTGATCTTGCCAATGGAAAATCTACCCTCAATAAAAAAGAGGTGGCCGAAATGGAAGGACATATTAATTTGGCAGCAAAGGATATTATGAGCCAGGCAGTCAGCAAGGGATTTAGCAAAGTAATTGGAACCTCTGGGACCATCCGGACATTAGGAGAAGCCGTTCATATTTCAGAAAAGGGCAGTCCGATCAGTACGGTGAATGCAGAAGAAATTGCTACCAATGACCTCGAAAAGTTATCCAAGAAATTGATGAAATTGCCCTCGGACAAAAGAGGGGAAATTCCCGGAATCAGTGGAAATAGAGTGGATGCTATTCATCTGGGCAGTCTGTTATTGATTAGACTGCTCCAAATGGCCAAAGCGGAAAAGATCACCCTCTGTGATGCTTCATTGCGGGAGGGATTGATTTTGGATTATTTGGACCGGATTGGTAAAAAGCAAGAAACCATTTTTCCGGAACGCGACTTGAGGCACCGGAGTGTACAGCATTTGGCATTAAGGTACAATACCGATTTGGAGCAAAAAAAGCATGTGTCCATGTTAGCCTTGCAGCTTTTTGATCAACTAAAGGGCATACATCAGTTGAAAGAAAAGCCACGGGAATTACTGGAATTTGCCTGTCTGATCTTTGAAATTGGTCATTTTATTGGTTTTCCCAAATATCACAAGCACTCCCGATATATTATATCCCATTCCCGCTTAAGGGGGTTCAACAATGAAGAGATTCTGCTGTTGGGCCATTTGGCCAGATACCATAGAAAAGCCAAACCAAAGAAAAAACACAAGGAGTTCAAACAACTTGATAAAAGCCAAAAGAAAATCATCCGTGTTTTGGCAGGAATACTAAGAATTGCTGTAGGGTTGGATAAAACCAAAAATCAGTGGATTGAAGAGGTGGCCTGTGAGGTGGAGGAAGATAAGATCATCATCACCGTCTATGGGGAAGAAAACCCTGATCTGGAAATCTGGGATGCCATGAGACAGAGAAAAGTCCTCAAAAAAGCCCTGAAAAAAGAAATTGTTGTCACTGCGGCAAGTCCTGTTCCGCTGTAG
- a CDS encoding alpha/beta hydrolase fold domain-containing protein, translated as MNTIILNKKRFSHSNCLGKGDAFRQPFHYLKASILVSFQSKLFNLLLKVINKKTLLKKQFRYNKFDLFTSSEPSRQVFASCNVHKYRIHEHKVFTLSPKGKKTGTQKHILYLHGGAYVQGFARPHWNFLSLLVNNTHCTITAPDYPLAPAHTYRHTFAMVKDLYNELIKKVDPAKFILMGDSAGGGLALALAQLMKNEQMPQPSQIILLSPWLDLSLTNPEIKDIDPSDLFLGVEGLQLAGKAYAGNTSPGNYLLSPINGSLEGLGKISIFMGSREILVADARKLKSMAHAKGIALNYHEFEGMFHTWMLLNLPESKKAKKLIIELINDL; from the coding sequence ATCAACACTATTATACTAAATAAAAAACGATTCAGCCACTCAAATTGTTTAGGTAAAGGGGATGCTTTCCGGCAACCCTTTCACTATCTAAAAGCATCCATCTTGGTAAGTTTCCAGAGCAAGTTGTTCAATCTTTTATTAAAGGTTATTAATAAAAAAACCCTTCTGAAAAAGCAGTTCAGGTATAATAAATTTGACCTTTTCACCTCTTCAGAGCCTTCCAGGCAGGTCTTCGCAAGTTGTAACGTTCACAAATATCGTATCCATGAACATAAGGTATTTACCTTAAGCCCCAAAGGAAAAAAGACAGGAACACAAAAACACATCCTTTACCTGCATGGGGGGGCTTATGTGCAGGGTTTTGCCCGTCCCCATTGGAATTTTCTGTCCTTGCTTGTGAATAATACCCACTGCACCATTACTGCCCCTGACTATCCCCTTGCTCCCGCCCATACCTACCGGCATACTTTTGCCATGGTAAAAGATCTCTACAATGAACTGATAAAAAAGGTAGATCCTGCAAAGTTTATCCTCATGGGAGACTCTGCCGGGGGTGGCTTGGCCCTGGCCCTTGCCCAACTCATGAAAAATGAACAAATGCCCCAGCCCAGTCAGATCATTCTGCTTTCCCCATGGCTTGATTTAAGCCTGACCAACCCGGAGATAAAAGATATTGACCCATCCGATTTATTTTTAGGGGTAGAAGGTTTACAACTGGCCGGAAAAGCCTATGCCGGAAATACCTCCCCCGGGAATTATTTGCTGAGTCCCATTAATGGTTCTCTCGAGGGGCTAGGCAAGATCTCAATCTTTATGGGGTCAAGAGAAATTCTAGTAGCAGATGCCCGGAAGTTAAAGTCCATGGCTCATGCAAAAGGCATTGCCCTGAACTACCATGAATTCGAGGGTATGTTCCATACCTGGATGTTACTGAATTTACCCGAATCAAAAAAAGCAAAAAAACTGATTATTGAATTAATTAACGATCTTTAA
- a CDS encoding DUF6320 domain-containing protein, producing the protein MTICKKCGVELDPDLEVCPLCKTPFNQGVPAEEGAKIANKKPGWNKAIYNEKRRMSRPQKKAVWELVSIILILLIVTTFLINFIINNEISWSEYPVAVCLVIFSYVTSFAFLIKRREIQLLCALIAASLFILGLDFFTRGNNWALWLGIPLLFYSNIIFIGLLSVFRITTQRGINLIAYSFLAAALLCVGVEAVIDMYIFNHIQMFWSLIVGACVIPVAAVLLFMHYRMKKGRDLYKTFHI; encoded by the coding sequence ATGACCATTTGCAAAAAATGTGGGGTAGAACTGGATCCGGATTTGGAGGTATGTCCTTTGTGTAAAACCCCATTCAATCAGGGAGTTCCTGCAGAGGAAGGTGCAAAGATAGCCAATAAAAAGCCTGGATGGAACAAAGCTATCTACAATGAAAAACGTAGGATGAGCAGGCCTCAGAAGAAGGCAGTCTGGGAATTGGTCTCCATTATTCTTATCCTGTTAATTGTAACTACCTTCCTCATCAATTTCATCATCAATAATGAAATTTCCTGGTCAGAGTATCCTGTAGCTGTTTGTCTGGTTATTTTCTCCTATGTGACCTCCTTTGCTTTCCTGATCAAAAGGAGAGAAATTCAGCTTCTCTGCGCTTTAATTGCAGCCTCTTTATTTATTTTGGGGCTTGATTTCTTTACCAGGGGTAATAACTGGGCACTTTGGTTGGGAATTCCCCTTTTATTTTATTCAAATATCATTTTTATTGGGTTGTTATCAGTTTTCCGAATTACCACGCAAAGAGGAATAAACTTAATCGCCTATTCCTTCCTGGCTGCGGCCTTACTTTGCGTTGGCGTGGAAGCAGTAATTGATATGTATATTTTCAACCATATCCAGATGTTTTGGAGTTTAATTGTGGGGGCCTGTGTAATACCTGTGGCGGCCGTTCTGCTATTTATGCACTACAGGATGAAAAAAGGCCGTGATCTCTATAAAACTTTTCATATATGA
- a CDS encoding PAS domain S-box protein, with the protein MNKGKTNFNPLPHTKLPKGIIFDRLVQLAQNIIGSQAVGIGWIENGDYRLLSQKGLSKSSYIKSGAFCKATQERGDFFEVENAKVDSRFSSINIVKKQGINHYAGYPIYKKSDKFFGTFFIMDSRSKKLNPSQRESLKLLAKEAEELIKEKIHSNALRRTERQYKNFFEKSQGLMCTHDLEGRLTKLNESSASSLGYNPSELEGKTLFDIIPEDHHEGVRNYLQEIASTGISKGLMKTKHKNGSHCIWLYNNVLEKHPNGETYVLGNALDITRRHQLEQEHKKLQEMLEETNSVANIGGWEYDLIKDQVTWSPITKKIHEVPQDFQPDIISGINFIKEGKSRDSIQEAIKKSIEKGIPWDLELILITANNKEKWARAVGKPEYHKGKCVRLFGTFQDIDERKQAELEIKNSRRLLKNVLDAATTVSIVATDPKGKITVFNKGAENLLGYKAEEMAGNCTPEILHDPQEIQERSKELSQKYQTSIKGFRVLVHESEKNESDQREWTFIRKDGSKFQVSLVITTMWDPAGKILGYLGLGVDISEQKKAQQELFIERARLEAFVTYAPAAVAMFDKEIKYIAYSNRWLEEYKLMGQDLKGKSHYEIFPNVSDEWKEIHQRCLNGEVISKEEDIWRPEGWSHDQYLRWEVRPWKRHDGSIGGILMLTQDVTEAGLRKVELRKAKIQAELASRAKSEFLANMSHELRTPLNGIIGFTDLVLKTQMTQTQNQYLSIINQSANVLLQIINDILDFSKIEAGKLELDIEQCDIFELNNESTDILSYQIHKKGLELLLHLSPELPRYIWVDKVRIKQVLVNLLSNAAKFTEKGEIKLEVTPLTSLNEKNEINLRFSVQDTGIGIKQAKQQKIFEAFAQEDISTTKKYGGTGLGLAISNSLLKMMGSHLQLESKVGRGSNFYFDIKVKAEMERAGDIAPIQINNALIVDDNENNRLILKEMLTPKGIDFEEATNGMEALQKIQHHPEFDLILIDYNMPFMDGLETIRKIRENFDQNKKNPSIILLLHSSIDETDIYENCKELDIVPMTKPIKLAAINKFFQGKDEKELEEKTLPDSTSGNIAPGLKIMIVEDNMINMLLAKTVISKISPKAKIVEANNGSEALKIYQDLKPDLIFMDIQLPGMNGYEVTKKIREDQNQEKPLIIALTAGNVKGEKEKCLESGMDDFIAKPFVEKDLLKLMEKWSIDSNNSNPNQSPEEKKDQLSFDLKWFQEFLGEELSDEIIVQSLLNTSLNELVKTKKLLVKSQNEGDLKQIKAMGHKLYGSSRSLGLKKLSELSAELETFPTEDSEEPELNDLIQKILKMLDRNIREIEVHTLQG; encoded by the coding sequence ATGAATAAGGGTAAAACAAACTTTAATCCTTTACCCCATACCAAACTCCCAAAGGGGATTATATTTGACCGTCTAGTTCAATTGGCGCAAAATATTATTGGCAGCCAGGCGGTAGGAATTGGTTGGATTGAAAACGGAGATTACAGGTTGTTATCCCAAAAGGGTTTATCAAAGTCCTCTTATATAAAAAGTGGGGCTTTTTGTAAGGCTACGCAAGAAAGGGGAGATTTTTTTGAGGTCGAGAATGCCAAAGTGGATTCCAGGTTTTCATCCATTAATATTGTGAAAAAACAGGGTATTAACCATTATGCGGGTTACCCGATTTACAAGAAATCCGACAAATTCTTCGGCACCTTCTTTATAATGGATTCCCGATCCAAAAAACTAAATCCCAGCCAAAGGGAGTCCCTGAAATTATTGGCCAAAGAAGCAGAAGAGCTGATTAAAGAAAAAATCCATTCCAATGCTTTAAGGCGCACCGAGAGGCAATACAAAAACTTTTTCGAAAAATCCCAGGGCTTGATGTGCACCCATGACTTGGAAGGAAGATTGACCAAGCTTAATGAGTCCAGTGCGTCCAGTTTGGGATATAACCCTTCGGAATTGGAGGGAAAAACCTTATTTGACATTATCCCAGAGGATCATCATGAAGGAGTAAGAAATTATTTACAGGAAATTGCTTCTACAGGGATATCTAAAGGTTTGATGAAAACCAAACATAAAAATGGAAGCCATTGCATTTGGCTTTATAATAATGTCCTGGAAAAACACCCCAACGGTGAAACTTATGTTTTAGGAAATGCCCTGGATATTACCAGAAGACATCAATTAGAACAAGAACACAAGAAACTCCAGGAAATGCTGGAGGAAACCAATTCGGTTGCCAACATCGGAGGGTGGGAATACGACCTAATCAAAGATCAGGTCACCTGGTCCCCCATTACCAAGAAAATCCATGAGGTTCCCCAAGATTTTCAACCGGACATTATTTCAGGTATTAATTTCATCAAGGAAGGTAAAAGCCGTGATTCAATCCAGGAAGCTATTAAAAAATCCATAGAAAAAGGCATTCCTTGGGATTTAGAACTGATCCTTATTACTGCCAATAATAAAGAGAAATGGGCACGAGCTGTTGGGAAACCGGAATACCATAAAGGAAAATGTGTAAGGCTTTTTGGCACCTTTCAGGATATTGATGAACGGAAACAGGCGGAATTGGAAATCAAAAACTCCAGAAGGTTGCTCAAAAATGTTCTGGATGCTGCCACCACCGTAAGTATTGTGGCCACTGACCCTAAAGGAAAAATCACTGTTTTTAATAAGGGAGCTGAGAACCTTTTAGGTTATAAGGCTGAGGAAATGGCAGGAAATTGCACTCCTGAAATCCTTCATGATCCCCAAGAAATACAAGAAAGAAGCAAGGAACTTTCCCAAAAATATCAAACCTCAATTAAAGGTTTCAGAGTGCTTGTCCATGAATCTGAAAAAAATGAATCCGACCAAAGGGAATGGACATTTATAAGGAAAGATGGATCTAAATTTCAAGTTTCTCTGGTTATAACCACTATGTGGGATCCAGCCGGTAAGATTCTTGGTTACCTAGGATTAGGGGTGGATATTTCAGAGCAGAAAAAAGCCCAACAGGAACTGTTCATAGAAAGAGCAAGGCTTGAGGCATTTGTAACCTATGCTCCAGCTGCGGTAGCAATGTTTGACAAAGAAATCAAATACATTGCCTATAGCAACAGGTGGTTGGAGGAATACAAACTGATGGGCCAGGACCTGAAAGGTAAATCCCATTATGAGATTTTCCCCAATGTCTCGGATGAATGGAAAGAAATACATCAAAGATGCCTAAATGGTGAAGTTATTAGCAAGGAGGAGGACATTTGGCGACCTGAAGGATGGAGCCATGATCAATACCTGCGCTGGGAAGTCCGGCCTTGGAAAAGGCATGATGGATCAATAGGGGGAATTCTGATGCTGACCCAGGATGTCACCGAGGCGGGTTTACGGAAAGTTGAATTGAGAAAGGCTAAAATCCAGGCTGAATTGGCCAGCCGGGCAAAATCCGAATTTTTGGCCAACATGAGCCATGAGTTAAGAACACCCTTAAATGGTATCATTGGTTTTACTGATTTGGTACTAAAAACCCAGATGACACAAACCCAAAATCAATACCTTTCCATCATTAATCAATCTGCAAATGTCTTACTTCAAATTATCAATGATATCCTTGATTTTTCCAAAATAGAAGCGGGAAAACTGGAATTGGATATCGAGCAATGTGACATTTTTGAATTAAATAATGAATCCACTGATATCCTTTCTTATCAAATTCATAAGAAAGGATTAGAGTTATTACTTCATTTGTCCCCTGAGCTACCCAGGTATATTTGGGTGGATAAAGTAAGAATCAAACAAGTATTGGTCAATTTGCTCAGCAATGCAGCTAAGTTTACTGAAAAGGGGGAGATCAAATTGGAGGTTACTCCTTTAACAAGCTTAAATGAAAAAAATGAAATCAATTTAAGATTTTCTGTTCAGGACACAGGAATTGGGATAAAACAAGCCAAGCAGCAAAAAATATTCGAGGCTTTTGCCCAGGAAGATATAAGTACCACCAAAAAGTATGGTGGAACAGGCCTAGGACTGGCCATTTCGAATAGCCTGCTCAAAATGATGGGAAGTCATTTGCAGTTGGAGAGTAAGGTGGGAAGGGGAAGCAATTTTTATTTTGACATAAAAGTTAAAGCTGAAATGGAAAGAGCAGGTGACATTGCTCCCATCCAGATCAACAACGCCCTTATTGTGGATGACAATGAAAATAACAGGCTGATTCTAAAAGAAATGTTGACCCCTAAGGGTATTGATTTTGAGGAAGCAACAAATGGCATGGAAGCCCTGCAAAAAATCCAACATCATCCTGAATTTGACCTTATCCTAATTGATTACAATATGCCCTTCATGGATGGTTTGGAAACCATTCGGAAAATCAGGGAAAATTTTGACCAAAATAAAAAAAATCCAAGCATCATTTTATTGCTTCATAGCTCCATTGATGAAACTGATATTTACGAAAACTGTAAAGAGCTGGATATTGTCCCAATGACCAAACCCATCAAATTGGCCGCCATTAATAAATTTTTTCAAGGGAAGGATGAAAAGGAATTGGAAGAAAAAACATTGCCGGACTCTACCTCCGGGAATATTGCACCTGGGTTGAAAATCATGATTGTAGAAGACAATATGATCAATATGTTGCTAGCCAAAACGGTAATCAGTAAAATCAGTCCCAAAGCCAAAATAGTGGAGGCCAACAATGGAAGCGAAGCACTTAAAATTTACCAGGACCTCAAACCGGACCTTATTTTTATGGACATCCAATTGCCAGGAATGAATGGCTATGAGGTTACCAAAAAAATCAGGGAAGACCAAAATCAAGAAAAACCCCTGATCATTGCCCTAACTGCTGGAAATGTTAAAGGTGAAAAGGAAAAATGTCTGGAATCAGGCATGGACGACTTTATAGCCAAGCCATTTGTGGAAAAGGATTTGCTCAAGCTAATGGAGAAATGGTCGATTGATAGCAATAATTCAAACCCCAACCAATCCCCTGAAGAAAAAAAAGATCAACTCTCATTTGATTTAAAATGGTTCCAGGAATTTCTAGGTGAAGAACTTTCTGATGAAATTATTGTCCAATCATTATTAAATACCTCCCTCAATGAATTGGTCAAAACAAAAAAACTTCTGGTCAAATCACAGAATGAGGGAGACCTTAAACAAATAAAAGCCATGGGACATAAGTTATATGGTTCCTCCCGTTCCTTAGGATTAAAAAAGCTTTCTGAATTGTCCGCGGAATTGGAAACTTTCCCAACTGAAGACTCTGAAGAACCTGAATTAAACGATTTAATTCAAAAAATCCTTAAAATGCTTGATCGGAACATCCGGGAAATTGAAGTCCATACACTTCAGGGATAG